The following are encoded together in the Acetobacter vaccinii genome:
- a CDS encoding AfsR/SARP family transcriptional regulator — translation MVKHRPTWDAMEHPVAPQMDRHTTAQTPAMPPQTHIVLRVCVLGHLRVERADGVSLLPTGTKTRALLAVLALSEHKPMARTRLAELLWSRRGPEQARASLRQEIHRLQEALHPLGPHVLEVQRHALALRCGGVSTDIDTVQAITEATVLTMPDRLPVLLEDLSVVDPAFDTWLAHKRAGLVSHVTSQLEVLLATTPNPASAREAAQRLLALHPLHEGAWRGLMQAESRGGDDGAAMLSAETCIRTFHNAVGTAPGQETMRLIAELRGRHYGRALPPLRSPDKVVDNCGAEGVCEHICPHGCAQGQLPVMGRQGRMRAIVVFQPYDKDAGLGALATRLRDEFVLSAVALDLMDISVRADMPQDMGLADVLIIVREGTYEGGRLGCAVEVQDPRHDNLIIWGHGFSVGSADLMALSWHMASGLTLVVLSTEARRLARCPLELLSPMQMALRAFGLVLRNDPALYGAIEQLLRGASQRAPEDAFVFVAHATYLRVRLHGAWGVPIRYAARELVTMVQAGLAVFPASQLLRYTLGTGLLYAGWVEESGMLLRQMRATVHPESRGGMLALLEGLYALCQGDARKAAWAYAEFFDVGTAVPIPTAPEHEFVLSCLLSGEPERALRHAQGVLALTPERVSMLVPALAAANMLGQHALVRDYGQRLRALWPGLGLRVLEERYSYLPAGLRHRLMVALSPLCQPQDVTPALPGEQAEKPPVWQHAVPPSAS, via the coding sequence ATGGTGAAACACCGCCCCACGTGGGACGCTATGGAACACCCTGTCGCACCGCAGATGGATAGACACACCACAGCCCAGACACCGGCCATGCCCCCTCAGACGCATATCGTCCTGCGCGTGTGTGTGCTTGGGCATCTGCGGGTGGAGCGGGCAGATGGTGTCTCCCTGCTGCCGACAGGCACAAAGACCCGCGCATTGCTGGCCGTACTGGCGCTGTCGGAGCACAAGCCCATGGCCCGGACCCGCCTGGCCGAACTGTTGTGGAGCCGCCGTGGCCCCGAGCAGGCGCGGGCCTCTCTCCGGCAGGAAATCCATCGTCTGCAGGAGGCCTTGCATCCGCTTGGCCCCCATGTGCTGGAGGTGCAGCGCCATGCGCTGGCTCTGCGGTGTGGGGGTGTTAGTACGGATATCGACACCGTGCAGGCCATTACCGAGGCAACAGTGCTGACCATGCCCGACAGGTTGCCGGTGCTGCTGGAAGATCTGAGCGTGGTTGACCCCGCGTTTGACACCTGGCTGGCCCACAAAAGGGCGGGCCTTGTCAGCCATGTGACCAGCCAGCTGGAAGTGCTGCTGGCCACCACGCCCAACCCCGCCAGTGCGCGAGAGGCCGCCCAGCGCCTGCTTGCCCTGCACCCGCTGCACGAAGGGGCATGGCGGGGGTTGATGCAGGCGGAAAGCCGCGGCGGGGACGACGGCGCAGCCATGCTGAGTGCCGAAACCTGCATCCGCACGTTTCATAACGCCGTCGGTACTGCCCCAGGGCAGGAGACCATGCGCCTGATCGCAGAACTGCGCGGGCGGCATTATGGCCGTGCACTTCCCCCGCTGCGTAGCCCCGACAAGGTGGTGGACAATTGCGGGGCCGAAGGTGTGTGCGAGCACATCTGCCCGCATGGCTGTGCCCAGGGGCAGCTACCTGTCATGGGGCGGCAGGGCAGGATGCGGGCTATTGTGGTGTTTCAACCCTATGACAAGGATGCCGGGCTGGGTGCCCTGGCTACCAGACTGCGGGATGAGTTTGTTTTAAGCGCCGTGGCACTGGACCTGATGGATATCAGCGTGCGCGCTGATATGCCGCAGGACATGGGTCTGGCGGATGTGCTCATTATCGTGCGTGAAGGCACATATGAAGGCGGGCGGCTTGGCTGCGCGGTCGAAGTGCAGGACCCTCGGCATGATAATCTGATCATCTGGGGGCATGGCTTTAGCGTAGGGTCAGCCGACCTTATGGCACTGTCGTGGCATATGGCCTCGGGCCTGACTCTGGTGGTGCTGAGCACGGAGGCCAGGCGGCTGGCCCGCTGCCCGCTGGAGCTGCTGTCGCCCATGCAGATGGCCTTGCGTGCCTTCGGTCTGGTGCTGCGCAACGACCCGGCCCTGTATGGCGCGATCGAGCAGCTTTTGCGCGGTGCCAGCCAGCGCGCGCCAGAGGATGCTTTTGTGTTTGTGGCCCATGCCACCTATCTGCGCGTCCGGCTGCACGGGGCCTGGGGTGTGCCGATCCGCTATGCCGCGCGTGAGTTGGTGACAATGGTGCAGGCCGGGCTTGCGGTTTTCCCCGCCAGTCAGCTTTTGCGTTATACGCTGGGCACGGGCCTGTTATATGCAGGCTGGGTTGAGGAAAGTGGCATGCTGCTGCGCCAGATGCGCGCCACAGTCCACCCCGAGTCCCGCGGGGGTATGCTGGCGCTGCTTGAAGGGTTGTATGCCCTGTGCCAGGGCGATGCCCGCAAGGCGGCCTGGGCCTATGCCGAATTTTTTGATGTCGGCACCGCAGTGCCTATTCCCACCGCGCCGGAGCATGAATTTGTGCTGTCCTGCCTGCTCAGTGGGGAGCCCGAGCGGGCCCTGCGCCATGCCCAGGGTGTGCTGGCCTTGACGCCCGAGCGTGTGTCCATGCTTGTGCCTGCCCTGGCGGCGGCCAATATGCTGGGCCAGCACGCGCTTGTGCGGGACTACGGGCAGCGGCTGCGGGCGCTGTGGCCTGGCCTTGGTTTGCGTGTGCTGGAGGAGCGTTACAGCTACCTGCCCGCAGGGTTGCGGCACAGGCTTATGGTTGCGCTCTCTCCCCTGTGTCAGCCACAGGACGTCACACCTGCCCTGCCGGGTGAACAGGCGGAAAAGCCGCCTGTATGGCAGCATGCGGTCCCACCTTCGGCCAGTTGA
- a CDS encoding lytic transglycosylase domain-containing protein, whose translation MTPHFRLLLCVRVAMGILASCPWWGHHGAMRWPAAPSCSTRHASPLSGLRAAGGGVSGAVPRARWGLLALLAVLSACAGPSRSYQPPGSAMNPWKPYINEAALRFSIPQGWIRAVMNQESGGHQYIHGHLVRSVHGAVGLMQIKPDTYHELARRYHLGSDPYDPHDNIMAGSGYIRELYDRFGSPTFLVAYSCGPQCADNHQRRGTSLPSYARSYLAAVAPHLGDGTPGTVTAETDAVEVATTTDPVDAALQQAQAAGRYARQGDVAEATASTRPQDQPVLSATTTIPVAGPAIVWQPVGGTGNAVIQIGAFSTQEHAQRAIAMAHQASGALDHAVSRVEPVVGSGGVSVWRTRLAGLPEGQTDTICSALRQQGLSCVAVSR comes from the coding sequence ATGACCCCGCATTTCCGTCTTCTGCTGTGCGTCCGTGTGGCCATGGGTATTCTTGCATCTTGCCCATGGTGGGGGCACCATGGGGCCATGCGCTGGCCTGCTGCCCCTTCCTGCTCTACCCGTCATGCTTCTCCTCTTTCGGGGCTGCGTGCTGCGGGGGGTGGCGTGTCTGGGGCGGTGCCACGTGCCAGATGGGGGCTGCTGGCGTTGCTGGCAGTGTTGTCCGCCTGTGCCGGGCCATCGCGCAGTTATCAGCCGCCCGGTTCAGCCATGAACCCGTGGAAGCCGTATATTAACGAGGCCGCTCTGCGCTTTTCCATCCCACAAGGCTGGATCCGCGCGGTGATGAACCAGGAATCGGGCGGCCACCAGTATATCCATGGCCATCTTGTGCGCTCGGTACACGGGGCTGTCGGGCTGATGCAGATCAAGCCTGATACCTATCACGAGCTGGCCCGCCGTTATCACCTCGGTTCCGACCCGTATGACCCGCACGACAATATTATGGCGGGCAGCGGCTATATCCGCGAACTGTATGACCGCTTTGGCTCGCCCACTTTTCTGGTGGCCTATAGCTGTGGGCCGCAATGTGCCGATAATCACCAGCGGCGCGGTACGTCCCTGCCGTCCTACGCGCGGTCGTATCTGGCGGCCGTGGCCCCGCATCTGGGTGATGGCACACCGGGGACTGTAACCGCCGAGACTGATGCGGTGGAGGTCGCCACCACAACCGACCCGGTGGATGCCGCCCTGCAACAGGCACAGGCTGCTGGCCGATACGCCCGCCAGGGTGATGTTGCCGAAGCCACGGCCTCAACCCGCCCGCAGGATCAGCCGGTACTGTCTGCCACGACAACCATACCCGTGGCCGGGCCTGCCATTGTGTGGCAGCCGGTCGGGGGGACAGGGAACGCGGTTATTCAGATTGGTGCATTTTCCACGCAGGAACATGCCCAACGGGCCATTGCCATGGCACATCAGGCATCCGGCGCGCTGGATCATGCCGTGAGCAGGGTGGAGCCTGTGGTGGGCTCGGGTGGGGTGTCCGTATGGCGCACTCGCCTTGCAGGCTTGCCAGAGGGACAGACCGACACAATCTGCTCTGCTCTGCGCCAGCAGGGGCTCAGCTGCGTGGCTGTCAGCCGCTAG
- a CDS encoding TonB-dependent siderophore receptor, producing the protein MTADGTLTRGVATQGVSGRMPVVDGLRHLLAGTGLSYMAKGSDAFVIVKNGSAITLGPVRVGGTLGHEDPRGPGVGYVAQSSFSGTKTDTPITEIPGSIYVVTKQQMLDQQVQNLAEALRYTPGIYAEGMGQQTNGAAAGFGGGTFIQRGFSSSQFIDGMISNSQVALDPSFIERVETINGPSSVMYGQAAPGGIINETLKRPTETPLRSVSVGFGNWNRYQATFDVSDKVNASGSVKYRIAGIGVTQDTQTDYVGYRRVGISPSISWKIDDKTDLTLIGNYVYTPQDGAYSSYLPAVGTLFPGKYGRLPRNLFMGEPGWNNHKESGGLFEYLFSHRFNSHLTFQQTFRYEASKTNFSYVYTKYGALDADGVTQPRVAFAVPNTTRTASLDSRLAGNFRTGEVKHTAIAGVDFWDYHSNGQYYRSAANSLNIYDPVYGEFVPHFGYPGMGSANATSWSWFGRNTYDQVGVYFQDQIKYKGLTVTLGGRQDWYSQYSWSQSNFPYTGRSSTTQSPFSTQAFTWRAGATYEFAFGLAPYFSYATSFQPQTGTDMEGHAFKPTQGKQYEAGLKYKPIGFDGLFTASAFHIDQTNVLTSDPQNPGYSIQTGQMTSQGFEVSAQANVTRNLRFLASYTYDDVRYSKSTDTTVPYYYDPTSNQAGYHMYAGAAVPLQGKYANAVPRNMTSMFINYALPEGRLRGLELNFGTRYVGWTYGNTANSFKVPAFILFDTGARYDFGKASPVLKGLVGQVTISNLSNAYYVTSCGTAQCYIGQGRRVYGNLTYNW; encoded by the coding sequence ATGACAGCCGATGGCACCCTGACACGCGGTGTGGCCACGCAGGGGGTGTCGGGCCGCATGCCGGTGGTGGATGGTCTGCGCCATCTGCTGGCCGGGACAGGCCTTTCATATATGGCAAAAGGGTCGGATGCGTTTGTGATTGTCAAAAATGGCTCTGCCATTACCCTGGGGCCAGTCCGTGTGGGGGGCACATTGGGCCATGAGGACCCTCGTGGGCCGGGGGTAGGGTATGTGGCGCAGAGTTCGTTCTCTGGCACAAAAACAGACACGCCCATTACGGAAATTCCAGGTTCCATCTATGTTGTGACCAAACAGCAGATGCTTGACCAGCAGGTGCAGAACCTGGCTGAAGCCCTGCGTTATACGCCAGGGATTTATGCCGAGGGCATGGGTCAGCAGACCAACGGGGCTGCCGCAGGGTTTGGGGGCGGGACGTTCATACAGCGTGGGTTTTCATCATCCCAGTTTATTGATGGTATGATTTCAAACTCACAGGTGGCACTCGACCCGTCTTTTATTGAACGGGTTGAAACCATTAATGGCCCGTCCTCGGTCATGTACGGGCAGGCCGCTCCCGGCGGTATTATCAACGAAACGCTCAAACGCCCGACAGAAACCCCGTTACGGAGTGTGTCGGTCGGTTTTGGGAACTGGAACCGCTATCAGGCCACCTTTGATGTCAGCGACAAGGTCAACGCCTCTGGTAGTGTCAAATATCGTATTGCCGGGATCGGTGTGACACAGGACACACAGACAGATTATGTCGGTTATCGGCGTGTTGGTATTTCCCCTTCCATTTCATGGAAGATTGATGACAAAACAGACCTGACCCTGATCGGTAATTATGTCTATACGCCACAGGATGGTGCCTATTCGTCCTATCTTCCGGCTGTGGGTACGTTGTTTCCGGGTAAATACGGGCGTCTGCCACGCAACCTGTTTATGGGGGAGCCGGGGTGGAACAACCATAAGGAAAGCGGTGGGCTTTTTGAATATCTCTTTTCCCACCGTTTCAACTCTCACCTCACATTCCAGCAGACATTCCGGTATGAGGCGTCCAAAACAAACTTCAGCTATGTTTACACAAAATATGGCGCATTGGACGCCGATGGTGTGACGCAGCCCCGCGTGGCGTTTGCCGTGCCCAATACTACGCGCACGGCCTCTCTGGATTCCCGTCTGGCGGGTAATTTCCGTACAGGGGAGGTCAAACATACCGCCATTGCGGGTGTTGACTTCTGGGATTACCATTCCAACGGACAGTATTACAGGTCTGCCGCTAATAGCCTGAATATTTATGACCCGGTGTATGGGGAATTTGTGCCGCATTTTGGTTATCCCGGCATGGGGTCGGCCAATGCGACATCATGGTCCTGGTTCGGGCGGAATACGTATGATCAGGTGGGTGTGTATTTTCAGGATCAGATCAAATACAAGGGGCTGACTGTCACACTGGGTGGCCGTCAGGACTGGTATTCTCAATATTCGTGGTCTCAGTCCAATTTCCCCTATACGGGCAGAAGCAGCACAACGCAGTCTCCGTTCTCGACACAGGCATTTACCTGGCGGGCCGGGGCTACGTATGAGTTTGCGTTCGGGCTGGCTCCCTATTTTAGCTATGCTACGTCATTCCAGCCGCAGACTGGCACCGATATGGAAGGGCATGCCTTTAAACCCACACAGGGCAAGCAGTACGAGGCCGGGCTGAAATACAAACCCATAGGTTTTGATGGGCTGTTTACCGCATCGGCGTTCCATATTGACCAGACCAATGTGCTGACATCGGACCCGCAGAACCCCGGCTATTCCATTCAGACAGGCCAGATGACATCGCAGGGGTTTGAGGTATCGGCTCAGGCCAATGTGACCAGAAACCTGCGGTTTCTGGCGTCCTATACGTATGATGATGTCCGGTATTCCAAAAGCACTGATACCACCGTGCCTTATTACTATGACCCGACATCAAACCAGGCCGGTTACCACATGTATGCCGGGGCGGCGGTGCCGTTGCAGGGTAAATATGCCAATGCTGTGCCCCGTAACATGACCTCCATGTTCATCAACTATGCTCTGCCAGAAGGGCGGCTGAGGGGGTTGGAGCTTAACTTTGGGACGCGTTATGTCGGCTGGACGTATGGCAACACGGCCAATTCCTTCAAGGTTCCGGCATTCATACTGTTTGATACTGGGGCACGGTATGATTTTGGCAAGGCCTCCCCTGTTCTCAAAGGTCTTGTTGGGCAGGTGACAATTTCAAACCTGTCCAACGCCTACTATGTTACCTCCTGCGGCACGGCCCAGTGCTATATCGGCCAGGGGCGGCGTGTTTATGGGAATCTGACATATAACTGGTGA
- a CDS encoding FecR family protein yields MTAVQNGIDEQAEDEAAYWAVLLQDRPDDAELYARFVAWRSASEHNALAWAAIQQTGDMIGKIPAAHRAQWGAFARNPAKAPRYRTLQRRQWLARATTWAGACVAACLVWTMVDWGGIGADYATGWGQTRHFVLADGTRVALAPHSALRLSHQPGQRVVELWYGEAYFDVRHDPDRPFSVVSHGVTTTDIGTAFDVAADTGSVKVQVAQGEVAVQPSRRAARSLKAAEATVVDTRTGVMQAERADALVGAWRYGQLSVQDVSMVEAIRRLRPFYRGRIVVLGKGVSKASVTGFYRLDNPVAALRLMAERHNIRVVALAPWLVVVTSF; encoded by the coding sequence ATGACGGCGGTACAGAACGGGATTGATGAACAGGCTGAGGATGAAGCCGCGTACTGGGCCGTGCTCTTGCAGGACAGACCAGACGATGCCGAGCTGTACGCCCGTTTTGTCGCCTGGCGCAGTGCGAGCGAGCACAATGCTTTAGCCTGGGCCGCAATCCAGCAGACAGGGGATATGATCGGCAAAATACCTGCTGCCCACCGCGCACAGTGGGGGGCATTTGCCCGCAACCCTGCCAAAGCCCCCCGCTACCGCACCCTGCAACGCCGCCAGTGGCTGGCCCGTGCGACCACATGGGCCGGTGCCTGTGTCGCGGCGTGTCTGGTCTGGACGATGGTGGACTGGGGCGGTATCGGCGCGGATTATGCCACTGGCTGGGGGCAGACCCGGCATTTTGTGCTGGCGGATGGCACACGTGTGGCTCTGGCCCCCCATTCAGCGCTCAGGCTGTCGCACCAGCCGGGGCAGCGTGTGGTCGAGCTGTGGTATGGCGAGGCGTATTTTGACGTCAGGCACGATCCAGACCGGCCTTTTTCCGTTGTGTCCCATGGCGTGACAACAACCGATATTGGCACAGCGTTTGACGTTGCGGCGGATACAGGCAGTGTAAAGGTGCAGGTTGCCCAGGGGGAGGTCGCGGTTCAGCCATCGCGCCGCGCAGCCCGCTCCCTCAAGGCGGCAGAGGCCACTGTGGTGGACACCCGGACAGGCGTGATGCAGGCCGAGCGAGCCGACGCGCTGGTGGGTGCATGGCGGTATGGCCAGCTTTCCGTACAGGATGTCTCAATGGTGGAGGCCATAAGGCGGCTACGCCCCTTTTATCGTGGGCGTATTGTTGTTCTGGGCAAAGGGGTTTCCAAGGCGTCGGTCACAGGTTTTTACCGGCTGGATAACCCCGTGGCGGCTTTGCGGCTTATGGCTGAGCGCCACAATATCCGGGTTGTGGCGCTGGCACCGTGGCTGGTGGTTGTGACCTCGTTTTAA
- a CDS encoding sigma-70 family RNA polymerase sigma factor → MTKDKVFEAYLKHRAALIDYAGRISDGTVDAEDIVQEAWAKADGLRQRGGSSIDQPLFYFYRIVRNLVITGYRRAVKFEDQSVTAESLYDTLADDRPSPEVEIAGREQIERLQAAMNELPERTRIALEMYKLGGCKLVEIAGFFDMTVPAVHAMIVRGLRHCRRRLDED, encoded by the coding sequence GTGACGAAAGACAAGGTCTTTGAGGCGTATCTCAAGCATCGGGCGGCCCTTATTGATTATGCGGGCCGTATTTCAGATGGCACGGTGGATGCCGAAGATATCGTCCAGGAGGCCTGGGCCAAGGCCGATGGCCTGCGCCAGCGTGGGGGCAGCAGTATTGACCAACCGCTGTTCTATTTTTACCGCATTGTCAGAAACCTTGTCATTACCGGCTACAGGCGGGCTGTAAAATTTGAGGACCAGTCAGTAACGGCTGAAAGCCTGTATGACACGCTGGCTGATGACCGGCCCTCGCCAGAAGTGGAAATTGCAGGGCGTGAACAGATCGAGCGGCTACAGGCTGCCATGAACGAACTGCCCGAACGCACCCGTATTGCGTTGGAAATGTACAAGCTGGGTGGCTGCAAACTGGTCGAAATCGCGGGTTTTTTTGATATGACCGTACCAGCCGTGCATGCCATGATTGTACGGGGCCTGCGGCACTGCCGCCGCCGCCTGGATGAAGACTAA